In Corynebacterium aquatimens, one genomic interval encodes:
- a CDS encoding monovalent cation/H+ antiporter subunit E: MKILHGIGYFFWIVKEIYAAGTSAAIAAFKKDPGLRPIIIFYPLRLTTEWELFWFSTSITATPGTMSIGFREPEDSTDPTLLLVEAAFGDDPADIIASLADMEEHVNPKVKGIAFDVDSVKWEPYVRLDVDPGKDA, translated from the coding sequence ATGAAAATTCTCCACGGCATTGGCTACTTCTTCTGGATCGTCAAAGAGATCTACGCCGCCGGTACGTCTGCCGCCATCGCAGCGTTCAAGAAAGACCCTGGCCTGCGGCCCATCATCATCTTCTATCCCCTGCGGCTCACCACGGAATGGGAACTATTTTGGTTCTCCACCTCCATTACCGCCACCCCTGGGACGATGTCAATCGGCTTCCGTGAACCCGAAGATTCAACCGACCCCACGCTTCTCCTCGTCGAAGCAGCGTTTGGCGACGACCCGGCCGACATCATCGCCTCACTGGCGGATATGGAGGAACACGTCAACCCCAAGGTCAAAGGCATTGCCTTTGACGTCGACAGTGTGAAATGGGAGCCCTACGTTCGGTTGGACGTAGACCCCGGGAAGGACGCCTAA
- a CDS encoding Na+/H+ antiporter subunit G has product MTIAHILVAILVIAATIYTVAATILQLRAPDALTRANLLGTLVVNAIPLLILAKLIYSWSTVGFIIGDLLRAVIAILGVWIVGSVGSFVMGRSIYGVTVTDPQRTDSGESV; this is encoded by the coding sequence ATGACCATCGCCCACATCCTCGTCGCCATCTTGGTCATCGCCGCGACCATCTACACCGTGGCCGCCACGATCCTCCAACTCCGCGCACCCGATGCCCTCACCCGCGCCAACCTGCTGGGCACCCTCGTTGTCAACGCGATCCCCCTGCTCATCCTGGCTAAGTTGATCTACAGCTGGTCCACTGTCGGCTTCATCATCGGCGATTTACTCCGCGCCGTCATCGCCATCCTCGGCGTCTGGATCGTCGGCTCCGTCGGCAGCTTCGTCATGGGCCGCTCCATTTACGGTGTTACCGTCACCGATCCACAGCGCACAGATTCCGGAGAATCCGTCTAG
- a CDS encoding cation:proton antiporter translates to MSIHTIIIVCIAIVALCMVVGLIAIVSTSDRLSRAVMADMIFYAMVAMFFIWTLLYDTWIGYEIAILAALASGAIPTMSMARVIARGRR, encoded by the coding sequence ATGAGTATCCACACCATCATCATCGTGTGCATCGCCATCGTGGCGCTGTGCATGGTCGTCGGCCTCATCGCCATCGTGTCAACCAGCGACCGGCTCTCCCGCGCAGTCATGGCTGACATGATCTTCTACGCCATGGTGGCCATGTTCTTCATCTGGACCCTTCTCTATGACACCTGGATCGGCTACGAAATTGCCATCCTCGCGGCACTGGCCTCCGGCGCCATCCCCACCATGTCCATGGCCCGCGTGATTGCTAGGGGGCGGCGCTAA